One Micromonospora craniellae genomic region harbors:
- a CDS encoding sensor histidine kinase: MRRRLGLRARVTAAFAVGALSLSASMALVSYELTRRTLLDERERTVLRAAYYDAAVVRAGLATDEPDVAEALRALDTGTSRRAVLYLNGEWYGRRADTGTTPVIPVRLQDMVMAGEPAVQRVRVADQPVMLVGVPLSDSAAFYEIVSLQELDQTFQVLALALTAVAIVVAGSGAALGWYATRHGLRPLTAVADAAERIAAGDFTTRLAPDTDPDLTRLSTSFNRMVDELARRIDRDRRFAADVSHELRSPLQTLAAAASVLSKRRDNQYERTTTAARLVADEIARFQQLVNDLLDLARSDQPTHREPVDVGALARQACRDRDLPESMVHLDPHTPATWQVDRRRVAQVLTNLLDNAERYGAGPVAVWLSRDGDTGVVEVDDEGPGVPVKDRKAIFDRFVRGRAANFRGGGDGTGLGLALVAQHAAAHGGDASVSDRPEGGARFRITLPGSVG; this comes from the coding sequence ATGAGACGACGCCTCGGACTGCGTGCCCGGGTCACCGCCGCGTTCGCCGTCGGCGCGCTGTCGCTGTCCGCCTCGATGGCCCTGGTGTCGTACGAGCTGACCCGCCGTACCCTGCTCGACGAGCGGGAACGCACCGTGCTGCGGGCGGCGTACTACGACGCGGCGGTGGTCCGGGCGGGCCTGGCCACCGACGAGCCGGACGTGGCGGAGGCGCTGCGGGCGCTGGACACCGGCACCAGCCGGCGCGCGGTGCTGTACCTCAACGGCGAGTGGTACGGCCGCCGGGCCGACACCGGCACGACCCCCGTCATCCCGGTGCGGTTGCAGGACATGGTCATGGCCGGCGAGCCCGCCGTGCAGCGGGTCCGCGTCGCCGACCAGCCGGTGATGCTGGTCGGTGTGCCGTTGTCCGACTCGGCGGCCTTCTACGAGATCGTCTCCCTGCAGGAGCTGGACCAGACCTTCCAGGTGCTCGCCCTGGCGCTCACCGCCGTCGCGATCGTGGTGGCCGGGTCCGGGGCGGCGCTCGGCTGGTACGCCACCCGGCACGGGCTGCGGCCGCTCACCGCCGTCGCCGACGCGGCCGAGCGGATCGCCGCCGGTGACTTCACCACCCGGCTCGCGCCGGACACCGACCCGGATCTGACCAGGCTCTCCACCTCGTTCAACCGGATGGTCGACGAGTTGGCCCGCCGCATCGACCGGGACCGGCGGTTCGCCGCCGACGTCAGCCACGAGCTGCGGTCGCCGTTGCAGACACTCGCCGCCGCCGCCAGCGTGCTGAGCAAGCGGCGGGACAACCAGTACGAGCGGACCACCACGGCGGCCCGGCTGGTGGCCGACGAGATCGCCCGGTTCCAGCAGCTGGTCAACGACCTGCTGGACCTGGCCCGCAGCGATCAGCCGACGCACCGGGAGCCGGTCGACGTCGGCGCGCTGGCCCGGCAGGCGTGCCGGGACCGGGATCTGCCCGAGTCGATGGTGCACCTGGATCCGCACACCCCGGCCACCTGGCAGGTGGACCGGCGACGCGTCGCGCAGGTGTTGACCAACCTGCTCGACAACGCCGAGCGCTACGGCGCCGGCCCGGTGGCGGTGTGGCTGTCCCGCGACGGTGACACCGGCGTGGTGGAGGTCGACGACGAGGGACCGGGGGTTCCGGTGAAGGACCGGAAAGCGATCTTCGACCGCTTCGTACGCGGCCGGGCGGCCAACTTCCGGGGGGGTGGCGACGGCACCGGGCTCGGGCTCGCGCTGGTGGCCCAGCACGCCGCCGCGCACGGCGGCGACGCCTCGGTCAGCGACCGGCCCGAGGGCGGCGCGCGGTTCCGGATCACTCTCCCGGGCAGCGTCGGATGA
- a CDS encoding GlsB/YeaQ/YmgE family stress response membrane protein, with the protein MTIAGIAAALVVGLVVGAVGRLVVPGRPAVPLWLTMTIGAVIALLGAISAWLAGLRGFSLLGLVAQAGLAAVGVVIVVATAGKERSDSL; encoded by the coding sequence ATGACCATCGCCGGGATCGCCGCGGCCCTAGTCGTCGGTCTCGTCGTCGGTGCCGTGGGCCGGCTCGTCGTCCCCGGCCGTCCCGCCGTGCCGCTGTGGCTCACGATGACCATCGGCGCGGTCATCGCGCTGCTCGGCGCGATCAGTGCCTGGCTCGCCGGTCTCCGAGGATTCAGCCTGTTGGGGCTGGTCGCGCAGGCCGGTCTCGCCGCGGTCGGCGTGGTGATCGTGGTCGCCACCGCCGGCAAGGAACGCTCCGACTCCCTCTGA
- a CDS encoding STAS domain-containing protein yields MTTPRRSECAVPLVEVSITEFDLACLPETGAVFDQLLALRPQQVVIDLAGCRHIDAAAIGLLLDVHRRMVRLDGVLAVRNPNPRITRILQTARLDQILPVHGTAGAVPEPAGDAGTSAAPGPGPVPPRQPASPQPAAYGRAAVTVRT; encoded by the coding sequence GTGACCACGCCACGACGCTCCGAATGCGCGGTGCCCCTGGTCGAGGTCTCCATCACCGAGTTCGACCTGGCCTGCCTGCCGGAGACCGGCGCGGTCTTCGACCAGTTGCTGGCCCTGCGGCCCCAGCAGGTCGTGATCGACCTGGCCGGCTGCCGGCACATCGACGCGGCGGCCATCGGCCTGCTGCTCGACGTGCACCGACGGATGGTGCGCCTCGACGGGGTGCTGGCGGTACGCAACCCCAACCCCCGGATCACCCGCATCCTGCAGACCGCCCGACTGGACCAGATCCTGCCGGTGCACGGCACTGCCGGGGCCGTGCCGGAGCCGGCGGGGGACGCCGGGACATCGGCCGCACCCGGTCCCGGTCCGGTGCCGCCCCGGCAGCCCGCGTCACCGCAGCCGGCCGCGTACGGCCGGGCGGCCGTGACCGTACGCACCTGA
- a CDS encoding response regulator transcription factor, which produces MTAVLVIEDDDRIRLALLLALEDEGYEARGAATAEEGLRSQRRDPADYVLVDLMLPGIDGFEGIRQLRRDDDVPIVVVSARDDTHDIVAALEAGADDYVVKPVAIKELTARLRALRRRARTVAPMEASVPVLAFGELEVSPEAGEVRRSGTPVAVTRTEFRLLCELAEHAGRVLSRQQLLSRVWGYDTGDERLVDVHVGRLRQKIETDPANPRHLVTLRGLGYKLQR; this is translated from the coding sequence ATGACAGCGGTACTGGTGATCGAGGACGACGACCGGATCCGGTTGGCGCTGCTGCTCGCCCTGGAGGACGAGGGCTACGAGGCCCGGGGCGCGGCCACCGCCGAGGAGGGCCTGCGGTCGCAGCGCCGTGATCCGGCCGACTACGTCCTGGTCGACCTGATGCTGCCCGGCATCGACGGCTTCGAGGGCATCCGCCAGCTCCGCCGCGACGACGACGTGCCGATCGTGGTGGTCAGCGCCCGCGACGACACCCACGACATCGTTGCCGCGCTGGAGGCGGGTGCCGACGACTACGTGGTCAAGCCGGTGGCGATCAAGGAGCTGACCGCCCGGCTGCGTGCCCTGCGGCGTCGGGCCCGCACGGTGGCCCCGATGGAGGCGTCGGTGCCGGTGCTCGCCTTCGGCGAGCTGGAGGTCAGCCCGGAGGCGGGGGAGGTACGCCGGTCCGGCACGCCGGTCGCGGTCACCCGCACCGAGTTCCGACTGCTCTGCGAGCTGGCCGAACACGCCGGGCGGGTGCTCTCCCGCCAGCAGTTGCTCAGCCGGGTGTGGGGGTACGACACCGGCGACGAGCGGCTCGTCGACGTGCACGTGGGCCGGCTCCGCCAGAAGATCGAGACTGACCCGGCCAACCCCCGGCATCTGGTGACGCTGCGCGGGCTCGGCTACAAGCTGCAGAGATGA
- a CDS encoding GerMN domain-containing protein: MRRVAGRVSAALLLTLVAACGVPAEDQPRTVTPPPGPFPYTATAAPTAAETGALTELLYFSRDDRLVPVTRRVDQVPSPDAQLRDLLAGPTPGERDDGVGSALPGALSTAVVELADGQARVTVTPAGADTGRSDELLAYGQIVSTLSARPDVSAVIFLDADGTPLRVPRADGSLSADPLTSADYAVLVSPR, encoded by the coding sequence ATGAGGCGCGTCGCCGGGCGGGTGTCGGCCGCCCTCCTGCTGACCCTGGTCGCGGCGTGCGGCGTGCCCGCCGAGGACCAGCCACGAACGGTGACCCCGCCGCCCGGCCCGTTCCCGTACACCGCGACGGCCGCCCCCACCGCGGCGGAGACCGGAGCACTGACCGAGCTGCTCTATTTCTCGCGCGACGACCGGTTGGTGCCGGTGACCCGCCGGGTCGACCAGGTGCCCTCGCCGGACGCGCAGCTACGGGACCTGTTGGCCGGGCCGACACCGGGTGAGCGGGACGACGGCGTCGGCAGCGCCCTGCCCGGTGCGCTGAGCACCGCCGTGGTCGAACTGGCCGATGGACAGGCCCGGGTGACGGTCACCCCGGCAGGCGCGGACACCGGCCGCAGCGACGAACTGCTCGCGTACGGGCAGATCGTCTCCACCCTCAGCGCCCGGCCCGACGTGTCGGCGGTGATCTTCCTGGACGCTGACGGCACCCCGTTGCGGGTGCCCCGGGCGGACGGTTCGCTCTCGGCGGATCCGCTCACCTCCGCCGACTACGCGGTGCTCGTCAGCCCTCGATGA
- a CDS encoding GlsB/YeaQ/YmgE family stress response membrane protein yields the protein MEISGFFMAIVIGLVIGALGRLVAPGRQRIPILLTILIGIVAAILGTLVAGLLGVDDTAGIDWIELFIQVAFAAVGVSIVAGAYGRRR from the coding sequence GTGGAAATCTCCGGCTTCTTCATGGCCATCGTCATCGGTCTGGTCATCGGCGCGCTCGGCCGGCTCGTGGCGCCGGGCCGGCAGCGGATCCCGATCCTGCTGACGATCCTGATCGGTATCGTCGCCGCGATCCTCGGCACGCTGGTGGCCGGGCTGCTGGGCGTGGACGACACCGCCGGCATCGACTGGATCGAGCTGTTCATCCAGGTGGCCTTCGCCGCGGTCGGTGTGTCGATCGTCGCCGGGGCGTACGGTCGCCGCCGCTGA